The Medicago truncatula cultivar Jemalong A17 chromosome 4, MtrunA17r5.0-ANR, whole genome shotgun sequence genome includes a region encoding these proteins:
- the LOC11434394 gene encoding uncharacterized protein, which translates to MDWFSWLSKTNLDPSLVYEYGLTFAHNELEQEDMVYFNHEFLQSMGISIAKHRLEILKLARKEKAKRQPPRPMAKIMGAIKKTKKCLGNYIMRKLVTCEESNSALVVVPTSRASSSSYYGTRSSWKNSVVKRNKKLKVDKQERLLLTNGSPSPSMMPALALDSFCSTPMVYHFHEGKMKGDDHNNNGYWSAAVEDIRWDTMFQDLKPN; encoded by the coding sequence ATGGATTGGTTTTCTTGGCTTTCaaaaacaaaccttgatccatCTCTTGTGTATGAGTATGGTCTCACTTTTGCACACAATGAGCTAGAACAAGAAGACATGGTTTACTTCAACCATGAATTTCTCCAAAGCATGGGAATCTCCATAGCCAAACACAGGCTAGAAATTCTCAAACttgcaagaaaagaaaaagcaaagaGACAACCACCAAGACCAATGGCAAAGATCATGGGAGCAatcaaaaagacaaaaaagTGCTTAGGTAACTACATAATGAGAAAGTTGGTTACATGTGAAGAATCAAATTCAGCACTTGTTGTAGTTCCAACATCAAGGGCTAGTAGTAGTAGTTATTATGGAACAAGATCATCATGGAAGAATTCTGTGGTGAAGAGGAATAAGAAGTTGAAGGTGGATAAACAAGAGAGACTGTTGCTTACAAATGGAAGCCCTAGTCCTTCAATGATGCCTGCTCTTGCTCTTGATAGTTTTTGTAGTACTCCTATGGTTTATCATTTTCATGAAGGAAAGATGAAAGGAGATGATCATAACAACAATGGTTATTGGTCAGCTGCTGTTGAAGATATCAGGTGGGATACTATGTTCCAAGATCTAAAGCCAAACTAA